The segment CGGCCCACGCACGCGCCGCCACCGCGCCGACCCGCGCGCGCAGCTCGTCCTCCACGCGGCGCTCGAGCGCGTCGTCGAGCTTGCGGCCGCCGGGCGCGAACAGCTTGATGCCGTTGTCGGTCCACGGGTTGTGGCTCGCCGAGATCATCAGCGCGGGAAGCCCGTCGACCGCGGCCAGGAACGCGACCGCGGGCGTCGGCACGATCCCGGCGTCGCGCAGCACCGCGCCCTCGGCGTGCAACCCCGCGGCGAGATCGTCACGCAGGCGCGGCCCGGACCGCCGAGTGTCGCGGCCGACGACGAACGGTCGGTCGGTCCCGAGCACGACCGCAGCGGCGCGTCCGAGCGCGACCACGAGGTCGGAGGTGAGGTCGGCGTCCGCGTCGCCGCGAATGCCGTCGGTGCCGAACTGCAGCATGGCCGCGCCGCGACCGTTCGCCGCGCGCTAGCGCTTCGAGTACTGCGGCGCCTTGCGGGCCTTCTTGAGCCCGTACTTGCGCCGCTCCTTCTCGCGCGCGTCACGCGTGAGCAGGCCCGCCTTCTTCAGCGCGGCGCGCGTCTCGGGGTCGAGCGCCACGAGCGCACGGGCGATGCCGAGACGGATCGCGCCCGCCTGCCCGCTCACACCACCGCCGCCGAGCGTCGCGTCGACGTCGTAGACCTCTTCGGTCTGTGTGAGCCGCAGCGGCTCCTTCGCGACGACCTGGTGCGTGAGGATCGGGAAGTACTGCTCGAACTTGCGACCGTTGACCGTGATCACGCCGGTGCCCGGGCGCAGCCGCACACGCGCGATCGCGTTCTTGCGCCGGCCGGTCGTTTGGATCAGGGGCTTGGGCAACGCAGCCGTCCTTCGGAACGAGAGCGGATCAGGAGCTCGGGCGCGCGATGGCCCGGGCGGGCAGCGCGCGAGCCGTGGGCTGCTGCGCTGCGTGGGGGTGGGTCGGGCCGGCGTGGATCTTGAGCTTCTTCAGCATCTTGCGGCCGAGGGGGCCCTTCGGGAGCATCCGCTTCACGGCGAGCCGCACGACCTCTTCGGGTCGCTGCGCCATCATCTGGTCG is part of the Acidimicrobiia bacterium genome and harbors:
- the rpsI gene encoding 30S ribosomal protein S9, whose protein sequence is MPKPLIQTTGRRKNAIARVRLRPGTGVITVNGRKFEQYFPILTHQVVAKEPLRLTQTEEVYDVDATLGGGGVSGQAGAIRLGIARALVALDPETRAALKKAGLLTRDAREKERRKYGLKKARKAPQYSKR